Proteins encoded within one genomic window of Thermomicrobiales bacterium:
- a CDS encoding quinone-dependent dihydroorotate dehydrogenase has translation MYGWLYRNALARGDAERAHHLAIGALGAAEGMPGGIASLRALAPDPDERLRVRLWDLPFANPLGIAAGLDKDARAVPALHALGFGHVEVGTVTLRPQPGNHKPRIWRAIEQSALVNAMGFPSDGAAAVRARLIGQRPAGIVGVNIGKNRDTELERAVEDYAALVSALFDVANYITVNVSSPNTPGLRSLQTAGELRKILDAVNAANAEAARLAGLRPRPVLVKIAPDLEDDELAAIAEAALEGGASGIIATNTTTSRTGLPERFGEMPGGTSGKPLRERANAVCRLLYQRVGGRLPIVGVGGISCGADAVERVRSGASLIQVYTGFTYAGPRFAESLLGALSADADARGWRSVGDVVGADV, from the coding sequence ATGTATGGGTGGTTGTACCGGAATGCGCTGGCGCGGGGGGATGCGGAGCGGGCGCATCATCTGGCGATCGGGGCGCTGGGGGCGGCTGAGGGCATGCCGGGGGGGATCGCGTCGCTGCGGGCGCTAGCACCGGATCCTGATGAGCGGCTGCGGGTACGACTGTGGGATCTGCCGTTCGCGAATCCGCTGGGGATCGCGGCCGGATTGGATAAGGACGCGCGGGCGGTGCCGGCGCTGCATGCGCTGGGGTTCGGGCACGTCGAGGTGGGTACGGTGACGTTGCGGCCGCAACCGGGCAATCACAAGCCGCGCATCTGGCGCGCGATCGAGCAGAGCGCGCTGGTGAACGCGATGGGGTTTCCGAGCGACGGCGCTGCGGCGGTACGAGCGCGATTGATCGGGCAACGACCGGCGGGGATCGTGGGGGTCAACATCGGGAAGAACCGCGACACGGAGCTGGAGCGCGCGGTCGAGGATTACGCGGCGCTGGTGTCGGCGCTGTTCGATGTTGCCAACTACATCACAGTCAATGTGTCGTCGCCGAACACGCCGGGACTGCGTTCGCTGCAGACGGCAGGCGAGTTGCGAAAAATTCTCGATGCTGTGAATGCGGCCAACGCAGAGGCGGCAAGGCTGGCAGGTCTGCGACCGCGCCCAGTGCTGGTGAAGATTGCGCCGGATCTGGAGGATGACGAGCTCGCGGCGATCGCCGAGGCGGCGCTCGAAGGCGGGGCGAGCGGGATTATCGCGACGAACACGACGACGAGCCGGACGGGGCTGCCGGAGCGATTCGGCGAGATGCCGGGCGGAACGAGCGGCAAGCCGCTGCGGGAGCGCGCGAACGCAGTCTGTCGACTGCTGTATCAGCGGGTTGGCGGACGGCTGCCGATCGTCGGGGTCGGGGGGATCAGCTGCGGTGCAGACGCGGTGGAGCGTGTACGCTCGGGCGCGTCGCTGATTCAGGTGTATACGGGGTTCACGTACGCGGGACCGAGGTTTGCGGAGTCGCTGCTCGGGGCGCTTTCGGCCGATGCGGATGCGCGGGGGTGGCGGAGTGTTGGGGATGTGGTGGGGGCGGATGTGTAG